In the genome of Apostichopus japonicus isolate 1M-3 chromosome 15, ASM3797524v1, whole genome shotgun sequence, one region contains:
- the LOC139981006 gene encoding uncharacterized protein: MLGQGLDQGEAFKSTNVITLCAASLCSHEGSLTMLGQGLDQGEAFKSSNVITLCSASLCSHEGSLMMLGQGLDQGEAFKSTNVITLCSASLCSHEGSLMMLGQGLDQGEAFKSTDVITLCAASLCSHEGSLMMLGQGLDQGEAFKSTNVITLCSASLCSHEGSLMMLGQGLDQGEAFKSTNVITLCSASLCSHEGSLMMLGQGLDQGEAFKSSNVITLCAASLCSHEGSLMMLGQGLDQGEAFKSSNVITLCAASLCSHEGSLMMLGQGLDQGEAFKSSNVITLCAASLCSHEGSLMMLGQGLDQGEAFKSSNVITLCAASLCSHEGSLMMLGQGLDQGEAFKSSNVITLCAASLCSHEGSLMMLGQGLDQGEAFKSSNVITLCSASLCSHEGSLMMLGQGLDQGEAFKSTNVITLCSASLCSHEGSLMMLGQGLDQGESLLGMFVTVV; the protein is encoded by the exons ATGTTAGGTCAGGGTTTAGATCAAGGAGAGGCTTTCAAATCCACAAATGTAATCACCCTGTGTGCTGCTTCCCTCTGTAGTCATGAAGGGTCTCTCACGATGTTAGGTCAGGGTTTAGATCAAGGAGAGGCTTTCAAATCCTCAAATGTAATCACCCTGTGTTCTGCTTCCCTCTGTAGTCATGAAGGGTCTCTCATGATGTTAGGTCAGGGCTTAGATCAAGGAGAGGCTTTCAAATCCACAAATGTAATCACCCTGTGTTCTGCTTCCCTCTGTAGTCATGAAGGGTCTCTCATGATGTTAGGTCAGGGCTTAGATCAAGGAGAGGCTTTCAAATCCACAGATGTAATCACCCTGTGTGCTGCTTCCCTCTGTAGTCATGAAGGGTCTCTCATGATGTTAGGTCAGGGTTTAGATCAAGGAGAGGCTTTCAAATCCACAAATGTAATCACCCTGTGTTCTGCTTCCCTCTGTAGTCATGAAGGGTCTCTCATGATGTTAGGTCAGGGCTTAGATCAAGGAGAGGCTTTCAAATCCACAAATGTAATCACCCTGTGTTCTGCTTCCCTCTGTAGTCATGAAGGGTCTCTCATGATGTTAGGTCAGGGTTTAGATCAAGGAGAGGCTTTCAAATCCTCAAATGTAATCACCCTGTGTGCTGCTTCCCTCTGTAGTCATGAAGGGTCTCTCATGATGTTAGGTCAGGGTTTAGATCAAGGAGAGGCTTTCAAATCCTCAAATGTAATCACCCTGTGTGCTGCTTCCCTCTGTAGTCATGAAGGGTCTCTCATGATGTTAG GTCAGGGTTTAGATCAAGGAGAGGCTTTCAAATCCTCAAATGTAATCACCCTGTGTGCTGCTTCCCTCTGTAGTCATGAAGGGTCTCTCATGATGTTAGGTCAGGGTTTAGATCAAGGAGAGGCTTTCAAATCCTCAAATGTAATCACCCTGTGTGCTGCTTCCCTCTGTAGTCATGAAGGGTCTCTCATGATGTTAGGTCAGGGTTTAGATCAAGGAGAGGCTTTCAAATCCTCAAATGTAATCACCCTGTGTGCTGCTTCCCTCTGTAGTCATGAAGGGTCTCTCATGATGTTAG GTCAGGGTTTAGATCAAGGAGAGGCTTTCAAATCCTCAAATGTAATCACCCTGTGTTCTGCTTCCCTCTGTAGTCATGAAGGGTCTCTCATGATGTTAGGTCAGGGTTTAGATCAAGGAGAGGCTTTCAAATCCACAAATGTAATCACCCTGTGTTCTGCTTCCCTCTGTAGTCATGAAGGGTCTCTCATGATGTTAGGTCAGGGTTTAGATCAAGGAGAGTCATTACTTGGTATGTTTGTTACTGTGGTTTAG